The genomic region atgaacacatttatcaaacatattccatattcatatatcaatgtctcatgtctccatatatcaataatcatcatttttcttgtttttcagatAAATATGTGTAACCATTCATAAGCATGCAATTCACTGTTTCTTCttgtcaatcacaatttcaaatgacaaattcaTGTGAATGAGCTCAACCTCATTAGTTGTTTAAATTTTgtcactttgattcacatactcataatttactaacataACCTGTCAAACACAATCTCTGAATGATGAAATCACATAATTGAACTcaatttcaatgttcactaaaatttgtcatataaattcaaataataattaccaaaactttgtcaaattggagaacgtcttatGTTCATTGGTCTGCACCGGTATGTATTGAATTTCACTGATAATCACTGATGCCGTAACATAACTATGGTCTTTTCACTAAAATaccatagctcagctatggtcttacatcttCACTATCATTATGCCATGGTGAAACTATGGACTTATTTGTCAATTCATCACTTTTTACTGAAATGCCATAGcgcagctatggtcttacacggaaatcacttgtcacttgtagccgaagctaccactattcactgatcaggtagccggagctaccacttcTCACTGATCAAATTACTtattatcaaattaggaaacgtcttacgaaattgagtacgtcgttgctcagtgccacgattcacaactcagtatggttttcctcattgaaataccatacctacatttcacaactcggtatgggaaatgccatacctatgtttcttaactcagtatggataataccatacctacttTTCACAACTCGGTATGGTTAATACCATATCCACGTTTCACAACTCGgcatggatgataccatacctaagtttcacacttttccatggaccaaccatggtcttttctatcaattcatcttgtcactgaactgaagtgcttaatttgatcatttatacaattttcatgcttttacattattcacgatatcaatacatatgaaataacacatcatgaaattcataaaattaacaaatggtcactaaatttagttatataaactcaaaagttcgatttttgtattataacgataatcataatttcataataaatattctaaataaaacaatatatcatttctaattcaacatttatcaattataatcgggcatgtgatcaatttatacacaagtcattcatatatatatatatatatattttcctcctactcctctccatccacatctttggtataaataacacacttgtaagtaacattatccataattttcactatttaattatgtgaatattcaagctatccatccatgtcatggtcactaaattatttttatcttgagttatagaactccaaattaagatccgataattttctctgaaactagactcatgtatcttcttaccataaaaatttcataattttttgtatAACCAATTAgaaacattttattctttaaagtcacccatgttctaCTATCTGATAGTTCtagcccttcttcactaaaaattaattatctcctcgtacaagatttgaatgatgttcccgtttgtttctcttgaaaataagctcattcaggattctaaaaatataaatttaagcccataattatttttctccaattttttatgattttccaaattcaaaacaggAGAACTCGgaattattctgaccttgtctcacaaaatttattatatctcatgatctacaattccattgcttacatcgtttcttctataagaaactagactcaataagctttaatttcatattttattcatcatcctctaattcgattaataaaatttttggtgatttttcaaagttagactactgctgctgtccaaaacagttttagtgcaaaatgttgatttctattTTGCCCTAAATTTcatagttcatacaattcagtccttgctcaattaacccctcaattgagctaatttttctcaattaatactttattctatcattttaaactacttcataagcctttaaaattagaaatttagcACTAAACCTTATTTCCAAAatctttcacaattaggtcctaaaatcaatttccatcaattttacttgataaaatcatcatatatcaaaattaaagcttcaattctatgtttattcatcatatgaTTCCAgaactcatccataaaaactttaaaaactaGCCAtggaataaaaaactaatgaaataataagttggacccaattgtaaaagtctaaaaacataaaaatttcaaggagaaagcaagaattaaacttacatgaagctagagtatgaaaaccagttTGGCCctcttccatggctatttttcagctgatgaatatgaagagaaatgaagagaattctagatattccaatttagtcccatttttatttagctaattttggcaattttccaattttgcccttatttcaccaatttcctgatttttctcagctattgcagCCCAAAATATCTtctttgggcttattttcactttaggtccttcctcatttaacaattgagctatttaattcttttagcaacttttacacctttttcaatttagtcctttttatttaattaaccacccaaacgtcaaaattttctgacgaaattttaataccacctcactaacatttcataaatatttttaaaatatttatggctcggcttatgaagtcgaggtctcgatacctcattctcgacccaatttacctaattaattcttttaaataaccaaattcactaattcaaaaacacTTCTATATTCACAATTGACtaataggtattaatttattaaattttcaactcactcatcggatttagtgatctcaaatctctattctcGACACCACttaaaattaggttgttacaccTGTTATCTCAAAACTATGTTGCATATCATCTTTGAACTTCTTAATAAATTCATCATTGCTTCCCTTTACTAGAAAGTCATCTACATAtggcaaaataataataaatttgataTCATCACCTTTAATGTAGAGAGTAGCTTCAGTGAGGCTCATTCTAAAACCTGGTTGCAACAaatgttaattaatttagttgtaCTAGGCTTTACACGCCAGCTTTAGTCTATTCAAAGCTTTCTTGAGCTGGCTCTTTTCATATTCATGCACTTTGACTTAAAATTCTTTAGGTTGTTCAGCATAAATCTCTTCTTCAAGAATTCTGACTTTATGCTTGTTGATAGAGCCAACTGTATTTAACTTGATTCTAAAAACCCACTTCACTCTAATGACATTTCTATATTATGGTCTTTTCACAAGTATCCAAGTTTTATTCTTCTCAATCATGACGATTTCATCATTCATTACAGCTATTCATTTGGGATCATTTTTTACTTCCTAAAAATCTATTGTTTCAAAAATGGCTATGTTACattttttatagatatcaaaaAATGACCTTGTGCCTCTAACTGGGACATCATCCAGAAGTTCATTTTCTTTCAGTTGGagctttttgctttttttttttttggaattgaTGTTGGTTATACTTCTTTTTAATTTCATTGTTCATCCTCCATGAAATTTAGATTTCTACTTATCAAAATTTTTCTTGTATGAGGTTGGAAAACTCTTTAAGCTTGTTAACCTACAAAGATTCTAACTTCTACCTTTTTGTCCAACTTACCTCTTTTGTTCTGTGACACATAAATAAAACACAAGCATCCAAGCACCTTGAGATTTTTTAAAGAATGTTTATAACTATATCAGATTTTAAACGGTGTCTTTCCTTCCACTGCTTTTGTTGGAAGCCTGTTGAGTAGAAAAATAGTAGTATGTGTAGCTTTTGCACAATACTCTTTTGGCAAGCGTTTCTCAAACAATTACCATCTAGTCATCTCTTTTATGGTACGATTCTTCCTCTCACTAACTCCATTTCGTTTTGAAGTATATGGAATAGTGAGTTGGTGTTCAATCCCaactttttttcaaaaaaaattgagTTGATCAGATATGTACTCCTTGCCATTATCAGACCTTAAAGCTTGAATCTTATAGCCACTTTGAGTTTCAACTCATTGCTTGAATTTTCAGAACACGCCAACAATCTCAAACTTGAATATGAGGAAATAAATCATGCGTATCTTAGTTATAAATGAAAACTATGAAATACTTACACACATTTAGTGGCGGGTTTTTTTTATGTTCAACTAGGTTTATATGGATTAATTTCAATTTTCTAGtagctattttattttatttttttgaaagaaaGCTTTGCTAGCTTACCAAATTGATAAGTTTTGCAAATTGGTATATTAGTTTCAAGGTAAGGTAGCCCCTAAACCAAATCGTTCTTTTGTAGGTTTATTACAACAATATGATTAAAATGTCCAAGCCTTTAGTGTCACACTTTTGGATTGATCTTAGTTGCAACATAGGTTTTTTGCTCCTGTTCTAAAGAATCCAGAGTtccctttattattattttgaatacatCTTTGCCTTCTACATCCTTGATTTGACAATGATTGGTTTCAAAGAAAACTTTAAAGTCCTCTTCAAGCAACTGACCAACACTTAACACTTTTTATTTGTATTAGGTACAAATAACACATCATTGATTAAATTTATACCTGGAGGGCATCTAATTGTCACAATGCCTTTGCCTTTAATAGCATTATTGTCTCCATTACTAATTTGTACTTTGGAAATTATCGAAGCATCTAGTTGTGCAACCACTCTCAATAGGTCATTTGTCATTAGAGCTGCTAGTTGCATAACAAGTTGCTACAAAGAGTTGCTGCTCCTCTTTTTGATCAGCTACCTACACAACTTATTTTTTTGAAAGTTGCTTTTACAAATCTTTTGATGATGTCCTATTTTCAGACATTTCTCACACTTTTGATCTGGTCTTTTCCAACATTTGAATGGTGGATGACCTTTCTTTCCACAATGCTTGCGAGGAGAAAAAACAAATTTTGTGTCGCCATTAATTTTAGGAGAATCAAAACCTGGGTTTTTCTTTTTGtacttctttttctttcctttgtcTCCTTAATTTTATTAACCTCTTGTAGGTAGTGCTCCCTCGACAATCCCTCCAGATGTTAAAACAATCCCTCCAGATGTCATAAACTTTCTCTGTTTTTGTGCAAGTAAAGCATTAATAATTCTACTGAACTAATTTTTGACACATTTTTAGTGTTTTTCAATGAGGAAATAGTTCCTTTAAATCTTTCAGGGATTATTACAAAAAAATTTTTGAACCAATCTAAAATTAGGAAATTCAAAGTCAAGTAATCTTACTTTGTTGGCAATAATGAGTAATCTATCATAATACTTTTTAATTGCCTCAGAATCTTTCATCTTTTAAAGTTCAAATTCTTTGATTGAGTTGAGAATGTGCATTCCCttaatccattcatctcttgcaTATTCTTCCTTCAAGAAATTGTAGACTTTAAATTGATTTCTTTATGACAAAATGTTTTGGTGAGGCTGCAGTATATAATATAGCTCTAGCCTTAAATTTTCATCTTTACTTCTCCTTGTTATTCTTTAGATACGAAGAAGGTGAAGCCAAAGTGAAAACTGAAAAGGACATGCGGTTTTGGAAATTGGAAAAGTTACAACTTGAAAACCTACCAACCCTCACCACCTTCAACCCTGTGGATTACAGCCGCGGATTCCTTCTTTTGACGTCTTTAAAGATGACAGCCTGTAAGTCCTTAGCTACAAAATCCAAGAAGCCTGTGTCAGCCTCACTTAATACTGCTTATGCCGAAACAGACGTAAGTTTCCCACACTCTAATTCACACCCCTATTTTCGATATTAAACAttcaatattaacataaaaatttcattagTTTGGAATTTGGTTTATAGAATGAATTATAGATATTGAATTACTTtgattttctctgtttttgtttATAGTTTTTACACATTTGTAATTGCACCGCAGGGAGCTTTGCTGCCGGAACCAAAGAAATCTGAGGTTAAATTCAGAAGGTCTGTCGAAATTGTAGAAATACCATCCCGTAATCGAGATATAACTTGGTCAGCTGAGATGAAAATTAATTGAAACAAGACATCTCACAGCAGTCGGCCAACAGGTTGAATCACGTATTCCTTTGTGTTACTAATTTATCTTCGGTTAAAATATGTCCtactttttgaaaattaaaaatttagtatttattttttgaaaattaatactgttaattttttaaaattcaagttaGTTACAATAATTTTTTAATTGCATAATTAGTAAGTAAAACCTGAATTTCACAAAAGAATAACTTTAAAATTACAAAGTAGAGCCACTAAATTTTAGatataaataaaagtatataaactaaatttttaattttcgaaagGTACAGAGACTACAGACACATTTTAGCCTTTTATCTTTTTACTTCAGTAAATCAT from Gossypium arboreum isolate Shixiya-1 chromosome 1, ASM2569848v2, whole genome shotgun sequence harbors:
- the LOC128295142 gene encoding uncharacterized protein LOC128295142, coding for MTKCFGEAAVYNIALALNFHLYFSLLFFRYEEGEAKVKTEKDMRFWKLEKLQLENLPTLTTFNPVDYSRGFLLLTSLKMTACKSLATKSKKPVSASLNTAYAETDGALLPEPKKSEVKFRRSVEIVEIPSRNRDITWSAEMKIN